From a single Cupriavidus taiwanensis LMG 19424 genomic region:
- a CDS encoding CBS domain-containing protein, translating to MKTARQVLESKPSQAIYSIPPTATVYAALQLMAEKGIGALLVIEHGEIKGILSERDYARKVILMQRTSRETLVRDIMTTAVIYVSANQTTDECMALMTRHRLRHLPVMEGNQLIGMLSIGDLVKDIISEQQFIIEQLEHYITGGGR from the coding sequence ATGAAAACCGCACGCCAGGTTCTGGAGTCCAAGCCGAGTCAGGCCATCTACAGCATTCCGCCCACGGCGACCGTCTACGCCGCGCTGCAGCTGATGGCCGAGAAAGGCATCGGCGCGCTGCTGGTCATCGAGCATGGCGAGATCAAGGGCATCCTCAGCGAGCGCGACTACGCGCGCAAGGTGATCCTGATGCAGCGCACCTCGCGCGAGACGCTGGTGCGCGACATCATGACCACCGCGGTGATCTACGTCAGCGCCAACCAGACCACCGACGAATGCATGGCGCTGATGACCCGGCACCGCCTGCGCCACCTGCCCGTGATGGAGGGCAACCAGCTGATCGGCATGCTGTCGATCGGCGACCTGGTCAAGGACATCATCTCCGAGCAGCAGTTCATCATCGAGCAGCTCGAGCATTACATCACGGGCGGTGGCCGCTAG
- the dbpA gene encoding ATP-dependent RNA helicase DbpA, with protein MNSTPAQPPAGPAFSALPLSPAMLATLAQLGYDEMTPIQAASLPITLAGQDLVAQAKTGSGKTAAFGLALLHRLDPRRFDVQAMVLCPTRELADQVTQEIRRLARAEENVKVLTLCGGSPMRPQVDSLIHGAHIVVGTPGRILDHIDRGSLDLAAINTLVLDEADRMLDMGFFDDIAYVASRCPRDRQTLLFSATYPPGIDKLSHRFLRNPQSLKLEATHDNTTIRQRFYEVEESERLNAVGRLLDHFRPASTLAFCNTKARCRDLVELLRAQGYQALALHGELEQRERDQVLVQFANRSCSVLVATDVAARGLDIAQLEAVINVEITPDPEVHVHRIGRTGRADQEGWAFSLVSMDEMGRVGNLEQHHGGEFEWHPLAELTPASSERLLAPMVTLQMLGGRKEKIRPGDILGALTGEAGFAKEQIGKINVLEMSTYIAVERSIGREAVKRLNAGKVKGKKVKVRMLTE; from the coding sequence ATGAACTCGACCCCCGCCCAGCCGCCAGCCGGCCCCGCTTTCTCCGCCCTGCCCTTGTCGCCCGCCATGCTCGCCACCCTGGCGCAGCTCGGCTACGACGAAATGACGCCGATCCAGGCGGCCAGCCTGCCGATCACATTGGCCGGCCAGGACCTGGTGGCGCAGGCCAAGACCGGCAGCGGCAAGACCGCGGCGTTCGGGCTGGCGCTGCTGCACCGGCTCGATCCGCGCCGCTTCGACGTACAGGCCATGGTGCTGTGTCCCACGCGCGAGCTGGCCGACCAGGTCACGCAGGAAATCCGCCGCCTGGCGCGCGCCGAAGAGAACGTCAAGGTGCTGACGCTGTGCGGCGGCTCGCCGATGCGCCCGCAGGTCGACAGCCTGATCCATGGCGCGCATATCGTGGTCGGCACGCCGGGCCGCATCCTCGACCACATCGACCGCGGCAGCCTGGACCTGGCGGCCATCAACACGCTGGTGCTCGACGAGGCCGACCGCATGCTCGACATGGGCTTCTTCGACGATATCGCCTATGTGGCCAGCCGCTGCCCCAGGGACCGGCAGACGCTGCTGTTTTCGGCGACCTACCCGCCCGGCATCGACAAGCTGAGCCACCGTTTCCTGCGCAATCCGCAGTCGCTCAAGCTGGAAGCCACGCACGACAACACCACCATCCGCCAGCGCTTCTACGAGGTGGAAGAGAGCGAGCGCCTCAACGCCGTGGGACGGCTGCTGGACCACTTCCGCCCGGCCAGCACGCTGGCCTTCTGCAATACCAAGGCGCGCTGCCGCGACCTGGTGGAGTTGCTGCGCGCGCAGGGCTACCAGGCGCTGGCGCTGCATGGCGAGCTGGAGCAGCGCGAACGCGACCAGGTGCTGGTGCAGTTCGCCAACCGCAGCTGCTCGGTGCTGGTCGCCACCGACGTGGCCGCGCGCGGGCTCGATATCGCCCAGCTCGAGGCGGTGATCAATGTCGAGATCACGCCGGACCCGGAGGTCCACGTGCACCGCATCGGCCGCACCGGGCGTGCCGACCAGGAGGGCTGGGCCTTCAGCCTGGTCAGCATGGACGAGATGGGGCGCGTGGGCAACCTGGAGCAGCACCACGGTGGTGAGTTCGAATGGCACCCGCTGGCCGAGCTGACGCCGGCCAGTTCCGAACGCCTGCTGGCGCCGATGGTGACGCTGCAGATGCTGGGCGGCCGCAAGGAAAAGATCCGTCCCGGCGACATCCTCGGCGCGCTGACGGGCGAGGCCGGCTTTGCCAAGGAGCAGATCGGCAAGATCAACGTGCTGGAAATGTCGACCTATATCGCCGTCGAGCGCAGCATCGGGCGCGAGGCGGTGAAGCGGCTCAATGCCGGCAAGGTCAAGGGCAAGAAGGTGAAGGTGCGGATGCTGACGGAGTAG